From the genome of Glycine max cultivar Williams 82 chromosome 2, Glycine_max_v4.0, whole genome shotgun sequence, one region includes:
- the LOC100785574 gene encoding uncharacterized protein LOC100785574 precursor, whose translation MAAVFWALALVSLCCQLPSNAQAPASVPANSPPTTLAATSPSSGTPPAVTQAASPPTTSNPPTISQPPAIVAPKPAPVTPPAPKVAPASSPKAPTPQTPPPQPPKVSPVAAPTLPPPLPPPPVATPPPLPPPKIAPTPAKTSPAPAPAKATPAPAPAPTKPAPTPAPIPPPPTLAPTPIVEVPAPAPSSHKHRRHRHRHKRHQAPAPAPTVIHKSPPAPPDSTAESDTTPAPSPSLNLNAAPSNHQQRSIQATAALAITVLLAVTSYSC comes from the exons ATGGCTGCAGTGTTCTGGGCTTTGGCTTTAGTAAGCCTCTGCTGCCAGCTACCTTCCAATGCCCAAGCACCTGCATCTGTGCCGGCAAACTCGCCACCTACAACCCTAGCTGCAACATCCCCGTCTTCTGGCACGCCACCGGCAGTAACACAGGCAGCATCCCCTCCCACCACAAGTAATCCACCAACTATTTCCCAGCCACCTGCAATTGTAGCTCCCAAACCTGCTCCAGTGACACCACCTGCTCCAAAAGTTGCACCAGCTTCAAGCCCAAAAGCACCAACACCCCAAACTCCACCACCACAACCACCAAAAGTATCACCTGTCGCAGCTCCCACATTGCCACCCCCACTACCTCCACCACCTGTTGCTACGCCACCGCCGTTGCCACCACCAAAGATAGCTCCAACACCGGCCAAAACATCCCCTGCACCTGCACCAGCAAAGGCAACACCAGCACCTGCTCCTGCACCTACAAAGCCGGCTCCAACACCAGCTCCCATTCCTCCACCGCCAACACTGGCACCAACTCCAATAGTAGAGGTACCAGCACCTGCGCCATCGTCACATAAGCATAGAAGGCACAGGCACAGGCACAAGAGACATCAAGCACCAGCTCCAGCACCAACAGTTATTCACAAAAGTCCTCCGGCACCACCTGATTCCACAGCAGAATCAGACACAACACCAGCACCATCACCAAGTCTGAATTTG AATGCTGCACCATCAAACCACCAGCAAAGGAGTATACAGGCAACGGCTGCACTTGCCATCACTGTTTTGCTAGCCGTCACCAGCTACAGCTGCTAG